In Colletotrichum destructivum chromosome 8, complete sequence, the following proteins share a genomic window:
- a CDS encoding Putative major facilitator superfamily, MFS transporter superfamily, which produces MTSPLASEKQQQSPRRSIDTLSGNRTATATPDVNVGKEDDRSNTIHDGSSRNDDSGDDNGNANADDNDNGLAPQRSNASSVWVAETMSLPREVLFVMICCMAQFCTQAAYMETLVLLHVIGGSFNVDSPARLAWLVAGYSLTVGTFILFSGRLGDAFGYKRMLIIGFSWFSLWSLVAGLSVYADFTLAVFSRVLQGIGPAICLPNALALFGAAYRPGHRKAMVFSFFGAVAPMGGVVGATIASTLELAWWPWALWALSIWLAVLAVAGWFIIPEPPAKLGPPKGFKAMFVELDIPGAVTGIVALVLFNFAWVQAPIDGWKTPVVLVPFILGLALFGVFAAIEFRFAPMPLLPFEVVNADVGFVLAAVVCGWATFGVWTLYLVQILQEVRALSPLLTCAWFSPVVVTGGLAAVITGKLLGPLKVRPPIVMSMALVAFTVGVILTATAPENQVYWAQIFVSMLVMPFGMDMSFPAATLILSDAVKREHQGIGASLVNTVVNYGIALGVGFAGTVEVHVNNGGRTKEDQFKGFKGALYMGVGLAGLGLCVALTFLAREWRHRGGKKENEKAAED; this is translated from the exons ATGACCTCCCCATTGGCATCCGAGAAACAGCAACAATCTCCTCGGAGGAGCATCGACACGTTATCGGGGAAccggacggcgacggcgactcCCGACGTCAACGTGGGCAAAGAGGATGACAGAAGCAACACAATTCACGATGGATCCAGCAGAAACGACGACTCTGGCGATGACAACGGCAACGCCAATgctgacgacaacgacaacggtCTCGCGCCGCAACGGTCCAACGCGTCTTCCGTCTGGGTCGCCGAGACCATGTCTCTCCCGCGCGAGGTCCTCTTCGTCATGATCTGCTGCATGGCGCAGTTCTGCACGC AGGCCGCGTACATGGAgaccctcgtcctcctccacgtcATCGGTGGCTCCTTCAACGTCGACAGCCCGGCACGGCTCGCCTGGCTCGTCGCGGGCTACTCGCTGACCGTCGGCaccttcatcctcttctcgggccgcctcggcgacgccttcGGCTACAAACGCATGCTCATCATCGGCTTCTCCTGGTTCTCGCTCTGGtctctcgtcgccggcctcagCGTCTACGCCGACTtcaccctcgccgtcttctcgcgCGTCCTGCAGGGCATCGGCCCGGCCATCTGCCTGCccaacgccctcgccctcttcggcgccgcctaCCGCCCGGGACACCGCAAGGCCATggtcttctccttcttcggcgccgtcgcgcccATGgggggcgtcgtcggcgccaccaTCGCCTCAACGCTCGAGCTGGCGTGGTGGCCGTGGGCGCTGTGGGCGCTGTCCATCTGgctcgccgtcctggccgtcgccggctgGTTCATCATCCCGGAGCCCCCGGCCAAGTTGGGACCTCCCAAGGGGTTCAAGGCCATgttcgtcgagctcgacatcCCCGGCGCCGTGACGGGCATCGTGGCGCTCGTGCTGTTCAACTTTGCCTGGGTCCAGGCGCCCATCGACGGGTGGAAGACGCCCGTCGTGCTCGTGCCTttcatcctcggcctcgcgctcttcggcgtcttcgccgccatcgagtTCCGGTTCgcgccgatgccgctgctgcccttcgaggtcgtcaacgccgacgtcggcttcgtgctcgcggccgtcgtctGCGGCTGGGCGACGTTCGGCGTGTGGACGCTGTACCTCGTCCAGATCCTGCAGGAGGTGCGCGCGCTCTCGCCGCTGCTCACCTGCGCCTGGTTCTCGCCCGTCGTCGTGACGGGCGggctggccgccgtcatcacggGAAAGCTTCTGGGCCCCCTGAAGGTGCGGCCGCCCATCGTCATGAGCATGGCGCTCGTCGCCTtcaccgtcggcgtcatcctcacggcgacggcgcccgaGAACCAGGTCTACTGGGCGCAGATCTTCGTGTCGATGCTCGTCATGCCCTTCGGCATGGACATGAGCTTCCCGGCCGCGACGCTGATCCTgtccgacgccgtcaagagGGAGCACCAGGGCATCGGCGCCAGCCTCGTCAACACCGTCGTCAACTacggcatcgccctcggcgtcgggtTCGCCGGCACGGTGGAGGTGCACGTCAACAACGGCGGCCGCACGAAGGAGGACCAGTTCAAGGGGTTCAAGGGCGCGCTGTACATGGGCGTCGGGCTCGCGGGACTCGGCTTGTGCGTTGCCCTGACCTTCTTGGCGAGAGAatggcggcatcgagggggcaagaaggagaatGAGAAGGCTGCCGAAGACTAA